A stretch of Sinimarinibacterium sp. NLF-5-8 DNA encodes these proteins:
- the flhB gene encoding flagellar biosynthesis protein FlhB → MADSSADKTEKATPKRERKAREEGQVPRSRELASLVVVGMGVVTLMMLSSLLAGWSNTWMQRALMPDIHHLLDHPMDMPRYFGLMTLGGFVIAAPLLVVGWLAALVPPTLLGGWNFSTQAMMPKFSKLDPIAGIKRMFSLQSLVELGKTVLKVLLLGTIAVIYFRTHLDQIMALGRQPIVPAMANGLGILLGCLAWMLIGLLLVALVDAPYQLWSHAKKLRMTKQEVKQEYKETEGSPEIKGRQRQLAQQMAQQQMMEAVPGADVIVVNPTHYAVALKYDPEKMRAPKVLAKGVDFLAQNIRDLGREHKIPILSAPPLARALYRSTQVNDEIPADLYAAVAQVLTYIYQLRDWRQKTGAAGARPAPPRIADVPGGEPDP, encoded by the coding sequence ATGGCCGACAGCAGCGCCGATAAAACAGAAAAAGCCACCCCCAAACGTGAGCGCAAGGCGCGCGAAGAAGGGCAGGTTCCGCGTTCGCGTGAGCTGGCCAGCCTGGTGGTGGTGGGCATGGGCGTGGTGACGCTGATGATGCTGTCGTCCCTGCTGGCCGGCTGGAGCAATACCTGGATGCAGCGCGCGCTGATGCCGGACATTCATCATCTGCTGGATCATCCCATGGACATGCCGCGTTATTTTGGCTTGATGACGCTGGGAGGCTTCGTCATTGCCGCGCCGCTGTTGGTGGTGGGTTGGCTGGCGGCGCTGGTGCCGCCAACGCTGCTGGGCGGGTGGAACTTTTCGACCCAGGCGATGATGCCCAAATTCAGCAAACTCGATCCGATTGCCGGCATCAAACGGATGTTTTCCCTGCAAAGCCTGGTGGAACTGGGCAAGACCGTGCTCAAGGTCTTGTTGCTGGGCACCATTGCGGTGATTTATTTCAGAACCCATCTCGACCAGATCATGGCGCTCGGGCGTCAGCCGATCGTTCCTGCAATGGCCAATGGCCTGGGCATTCTGCTGGGGTGTCTGGCCTGGATGCTGATCGGGCTGTTGCTGGTGGCGCTGGTGGATGCGCCCTACCAGCTTTGGAGCCATGCCAAGAAACTGCGAATGACCAAGCAAGAGGTCAAGCAGGAGTACAAGGAAACCGAAGGCAGTCCCGAGATCAAGGGACGCCAGCGCCAGTTGGCTCAGCAAATGGCGCAGCAGCAGATGATGGAGGCGGTTCCCGGCGCGGATGTGATCGTCGTCAACCCCACGCATTATGCGGTGGCCCTCAAGTACGACCCTGAAAAAATGCGCGCGCCCAAGGTGCTGGCCAAGGGCGTGGACTTTTTGGCGCAGAACATCCGCGACTTGGGGCGCGAACACAAAATCCCGATTCTCAGTGCGCCACCGCTGGCGCGCGCGCTGTATCGCAGCACGCAGGTCAACGACGAAATCCCGGCCGATCTGTATGCCGCTGTTGCCCAGGTGCTGACCTATATCTACCAACTGCGTGATTGGCGGCAGAAGACCGGCGCTGCAGGGGCAAGGCCGGCACCGCCCAGAATCGCCGATGTTCCCGGGGGCGAGCCGGACCCATGA
- the xseA gene encoding exodeoxyribonuclease VII large subunit: MNTSFKSPPARSVYQVSELVGTLRALIDDALPRVWVEGEVSNFSRPASGHWYFTLKDASSQLRCAMFRNANFGIRPQPRDGDRVLLRGKPDIYSARGELQFICEHLEPAGEGELLRAFEALKKRLAAEGLFAEAVKRPIPPLPHRIGLITSATGAALHDVQSTLARRCPLIPVVLWPVPVQGNDAAPAIARALQTLPRRVPVEVILLVRGGGSLEDLWAFNEESVARAIRACPVPVISGVGHEVDFTIADFAADLRAPTPTAAAERATPDAQTWQRALRQHEARLTGALERTLRSARAQWQQQQARLGAQHPQRRLQDAAQRLDDGSQRLSQALPRALIQRQQHLRQLCARLHASAPAHRLVIRQRALQVWQTRLIHAQQRLLDRARSHWQQQRQSLQALDPHAVLLRGYAIARDDQGRALTDAAQVQRGDALRIRLARGEVDARAQ, from the coding sequence ATGAACACCTCTTTCAAATCGCCCCCCGCACGCAGTGTCTATCAGGTTTCCGAGCTGGTCGGCACGTTGCGCGCACTGATCGACGATGCGCTGCCACGGGTCTGGGTTGAAGGCGAAGTGTCCAATTTTTCACGCCCGGCATCAGGGCATTGGTACTTCACCCTCAAGGACGCCAGCAGCCAATTGCGTTGCGCCATGTTTCGCAATGCCAACTTTGGCATCCGCCCGCAACCCCGGGATGGCGATCGTGTCCTGCTGCGCGGCAAACCCGACATCTACAGCGCGCGCGGCGAGCTGCAATTCATCTGCGAACACCTGGAACCGGCTGGCGAAGGCGAGTTGCTGCGGGCATTCGAGGCGCTCAAAAAGCGTCTTGCTGCCGAAGGCTTGTTTGCAGAAGCGGTCAAGCGCCCGATTCCGCCACTGCCCCATCGGATTGGCCTGATCACCTCCGCCACCGGCGCGGCGCTGCACGATGTGCAATCCACCCTCGCCCGCCGCTGCCCCCTGATCCCTGTGGTGCTGTGGCCGGTGCCGGTGCAGGGCAATGACGCAGCGCCTGCGATCGCGCGCGCATTGCAAACCTTGCCCAGGCGCGTGCCGGTAGAGGTGATTTTGCTGGTACGCGGTGGCGGCTCACTGGAAGATTTGTGGGCCTTCAACGAAGAAAGCGTGGCGCGCGCCATCCGCGCCTGCCCGGTACCGGTGATCAGCGGCGTCGGCCACGAAGTGGACTTCACGATTGCCGACTTTGCCGCCGATCTGCGCGCGCCAACGCCCACCGCAGCCGCCGAGCGTGCAACGCCGGACGCCCAGACCTGGCAGCGCGCGCTGCGCCAGCATGAGGCGCGACTCACCGGCGCGCTTGAGCGAACCCTGCGCAGCGCGCGCGCGCAGTGGCAACAGCAACAGGCACGCCTGGGCGCACAGCACCCGCAGCGCCGGCTCCAGGATGCTGCACAACGACTGGATGACGGCAGCCAGCGTCTGTCGCAGGCATTACCGCGCGCGCTGATCCAGCGCCAGCAGCATCTGCGCCAACTCTGCGCGCGCCTGCACGCCAGCGCGCCGGCACACCGCCTGGTCATCCGCCAGCGCGCGCTCCAGGTCTGGCAAACCCGCCTGATCCACGCACAGCAACGCCTGCTCGACCGCGCGCGCAGCCACTGGCAACAGCAGCGGCAATCCCTGCAGGCACTGGATCCTCATGCGGTTCTGCTGCGCGGCTATGCCATTGCACGGGACGATCAGGGGCGCGCGCTGACCGACGCCGCACAGGTGCAGCGCGGCGATGCCTTGCGCATTCGGCTGGCACGCGGCGAGGTGGATGCGCGCGCGCAGTGA
- the guaB gene encoding IMP dehydrogenase produces the protein MRILTEALTFDDVLLMPAYSEVLPRQVDLRTPLTRAITLNIPLLSAAMDTVTEAELAISLAQEGGMGIIHKNMDPERQAAEVRAVKKHEAGVITDPIVVPPNMTVGEVLKLTRANRISGVPVVDGHHLVGIVTSRDLRFETRYGEPVASVMTPKERLITVREGATRAEVLAKLHEHRIEKVLVVNDDFDLRGMITVKDIQKSSDYPNACKDAHGRLRVGAAVSTGADSEERVERLVEAGVDVIVVDTAHGHSRGVIERVAAIKKQYRDQVQVIGGNIATAEAARALADAGADAVKVGIGPGSICTTRIIAGVGVPQISAVMEVAEALKDRGIPLISDGGVRFSGDFAKAIAAGAYAVMVGSMLAGTEEAPGEVELYQGRSYKSYRGMGSLGAMERGSKDRYFQDTTSEVEKLVPEGIEGRVPYKGPMTAIVHQMIGGLRASMGYTGCKSIEEMRTRTQFVKITAAGIKESHVHDVAITKEAPNYRVS, from the coding sequence ATGCGCATCTTGACCGAAGCACTCACTTTTGACGACGTACTGCTGATGCCCGCGTACTCGGAGGTGTTGCCGCGACAAGTGGATCTGCGCACGCCGTTGACACGCGCCATTACGTTGAACATTCCGCTGTTGTCGGCGGCGATGGATACGGTGACCGAGGCCGAGCTGGCGATTTCGCTGGCGCAAGAGGGCGGCATGGGCATCATCCACAAGAACATGGATCCCGAACGCCAGGCAGCGGAAGTGCGCGCCGTCAAAAAGCACGAAGCCGGGGTGATCACCGACCCGATCGTCGTGCCGCCAAACATGACGGTAGGTGAAGTGCTCAAGCTGACGCGCGCCAATCGCATTTCCGGCGTTCCGGTGGTCGATGGCCATCATCTGGTGGGCATTGTCACCAGCCGTGATCTGCGGTTTGAAACCCGCTATGGTGAACCGGTCGCCTCGGTGATGACGCCCAAAGAACGCCTGATCACGGTGCGCGAGGGCGCAACGCGCGCAGAAGTGCTGGCCAAGCTGCATGAGCACCGGATCGAAAAGGTGCTGGTGGTCAATGACGATTTTGACCTGCGCGGCATGATTACGGTCAAGGACATCCAGAAATCTTCCGATTACCCCAATGCCTGCAAGGATGCCCACGGGCGGTTGCGGGTCGGGGCTGCGGTGAGTACCGGCGCCGACAGTGAGGAACGGGTCGAGCGGCTGGTTGAGGCCGGGGTGGATGTGATCGTGGTTGACACGGCCCATGGTCACTCGCGTGGCGTGATCGAACGGGTGGCGGCGATCAAGAAGCAATATCGGGATCAGGTTCAGGTGATCGGTGGCAACATCGCCACCGCCGAGGCTGCGCGGGCACTGGCCGATGCGGGCGCGGATGCGGTCAAGGTCGGCATCGGGCCGGGCTCGATCTGCACCACGCGCATCATTGCCGGCGTTGGTGTGCCGCAGATCAGCGCGGTCATGGAGGTTGCCGAGGCACTCAAGGATCGCGGTATTCCGCTGATCTCCGATGGCGGCGTGCGCTTTTCCGGTGACTTTGCCAAGGCCATCGCTGCCGGAGCCTATGCGGTGATGGTGGGTTCGATGCTGGCGGGGACCGAAGAAGCCCCGGGTGAAGTGGAGTTGTATCAGGGACGCTCTTACAAATCCTATCGCGGCATGGGGTCTCTGGGCGCGATGGAGCGCGGCTCCAAGGATCGCTATTTTCAGGACACCACCAGTGAAGTCGAAAAACTGGTACCGGAAGGGATCGAAGGTCGCGTGCCGTATAAAGGGCCGATGACGGCGATCGTCCATCAGATGATTGGCGGCCTGCGTGCCAGCATGGGCTATACCGGATGCAAGAGCATCGAAGAAATGCGGACACGTACGCAGTTTGTCAAAATCACCGCAGCCGGCATCAAGGAATCGCATGTTCATGATGTGGCGATCACCAAGGAAGCTCCCAATTACCGGGTGAGTTGA
- a CDS encoding chemotaxis protein, giving the protein MSVHSRSEELQRIVRINEQIKSVVRPAFRINVMALNAIMLARRAGDAARGFGVLSDELRRFSGELSQQMTGLRTLTSASVATVTELIKKARYLAITERMQTRIDGIEQTVMQVCERQRAQVSMRADALRQTQQELRRLVVDDILPLMQLGTVLARSAHIEAAYGGRFATELGQVSSEFSHTIDEIEAALTALHKLTHH; this is encoded by the coding sequence ATGTCTGTTCACAGCCGTTCAGAAGAATTGCAGCGGATCGTTCGCATCAACGAACAGATCAAGAGCGTGGTACGGCCTGCGTTCAGAATCAACGTCATGGCACTCAATGCCATCATGCTGGCGCGCCGTGCAGGCGATGCCGCCCGTGGGTTTGGAGTGCTTTCGGATGAGCTGAGACGGTTTTCGGGTGAGTTGTCGCAGCAGATGACCGGGTTGCGAACGCTGACCTCGGCATCGGTTGCAACCGTTACCGAGTTGATCAAAAAAGCCCGCTATCTGGCCATTACCGAGCGGATGCAAACCCGGATCGACGGAATTGAACAGACGGTGATGCAGGTTTGTGAACGCCAGCGCGCGCAAGTGAGCATGCGCGCGGATGCCTTGCGCCAGACTCAGCAGGAGCTCAGGCGCCTGGTGGTGGATGACATCCTGCCGCTGATGCAGCTGGGAACAGTGCTTGCGCGCTCGGCACATATCGAGGCGGCATACGGGGGGCGGTTTGCAACTGAACTGGGCCAGGTCTCATCCGAGTTCAGCCATACGATCGATGAGATCGAGGCGGCTCTGACTGCATTGCACAAATTGACGCATCATTGA
- a CDS encoding MBL fold metallo-hydrolase, with protein MKRAQVIFEDGDHRWLAIARDPEKPDYIIDTNEYLIQNAGQSLLCDPGGMEIFPAVFSAISAEVDPATIETIFASHQDPDIISSLSLWLEFNPALKCYCSWMWSSFIPHFGGHPDTFVLMPDPGMDIALGGLMLKAIPAHYLHSAGCLNLYDPKAKALFSCDIGAALLPPDEQSLFVEDFDRHIRHAAGFHRRWMGSNEAKQAWCERVAAMDVDMLCPQHGAIYRGADVERFINWFAELKVGVLRES; from the coding sequence ATGAAACGTGCACAGGTGATCTTTGAAGACGGCGACCATCGTTGGCTGGCGATCGCGCGCGACCCTGAAAAACCTGATTACATCATTGATACCAATGAGTATCTGATCCAGAACGCAGGGCAGAGCCTGCTCTGCGATCCGGGGGGCATGGAGATCTTTCCGGCCGTTTTTTCGGCCATCAGCGCCGAGGTTGATCCGGCCACCATCGAAACCATTTTTGCGTCTCACCAGGATCCTGACATCATCTCATCGCTGAGTCTGTGGCTGGAATTCAACCCCGCACTCAAATGCTATTGCAGCTGGATGTGGTCGAGCTTCATCCCTCATTTTGGCGGCCATCCCGACACTTTTGTGCTGATGCCTGATCCGGGCATGGACATTGCCCTGGGCGGCTTGATGCTCAAGGCCATTCCGGCGCATTACCTGCATTCGGCAGGCTGCCTGAATCTTTACGATCCCAAGGCCAAGGCACTGTTTTCCTGCGATATCGGGGCTGCGCTGTTGCCGCCGGATGAGCAGAGTCTGTTTGTTGAAGATTTTGATCGTCATATCCGCCATGCCGCCGGATTTCACCGCCGCTGGATGGGCTCCAATGAAGCCAAGCAGGCCTGGTGCGAGCGTGTTGCCGCAATGGATGTGGATATGCTGTGTCCGCAGCATGGCGCCATTTATCGTGGCGCTGACGTCGAGCGTTTTATCAACTGGTTTGCCGAGCTCAAAGTGGGCGTTCTCAGAGAGTCCTGA
- the guaA gene encoding glutamine-hydrolyzing GMP synthase, whose translation MNIHQDKILILDFGSQYTQLIARRVRELGVYCEIHPWDIADTRVIEFAPKGIILSGGPESVLDAGTARAPQAVWDLKIPVLGICYGMQTMAVQLGGEVKAGQVHEFGYAQVRARGHSALLRGIEDRINEEGHGLLDVWMSHGDQVSSLPPGFAQIASTADVPFAGMADESRHYYALQFHPEVTHTPQGTRIYSRFVHDICGCGQAWKPGQIIEDAIASIRNQVGAGKVLLGLSGGVDSSVVAALLHRAIGAQLVCVFVDHGLLRHQEGDQVMQVIAQNLGVRVIRVNAQDRFLAALKGVTDPEAKRKIIGRLFVEVFEEESNKLQGIEFLAQGTIYPDVIESAGSKGNKAHVIKSHHNVGGLPEHMKLKLVEPLRELFKDEVRKIGTQLGLPHEMVYRHPFPGPGLGVRILGEVSRAAADTLRLADHIFIEELRRSGWYDKTSQAFAVFLPVNSVGVTGDGRRYAPVIALRAVQTIDFMTAQWAHLPYDLLDTCSRRIVNEIPGVSRVVYDISGKPPATIEWE comes from the coding sequence ATGAATATCCATCAAGACAAAATCCTTATCCTCGACTTTGGCAGCCAATACACCCAACTGATTGCCCGACGTGTGCGCGAACTCGGCGTGTATTGCGAAATTCATCCCTGGGATATCGCAGATACACGGGTGATTGAGTTTGCGCCCAAAGGAATCATTCTCTCTGGCGGGCCGGAGTCGGTGCTCGATGCCGGCACCGCGCGCGCGCCCCAGGCGGTATGGGATCTGAAGATTCCGGTGCTTGGCATTTGTTACGGCATGCAAACCATGGCCGTGCAGCTTGGCGGCGAAGTCAAAGCGGGCCAGGTACACGAATTTGGCTACGCGCAAGTACGCGCGCGCGGCCACAGTGCCTTGCTTCGGGGCATTGAAGATCGCATCAACGAAGAAGGCCACGGCCTGCTGGATGTCTGGATGAGTCATGGGGATCAGGTCAGCAGCCTGCCGCCCGGTTTTGCACAGATTGCCAGCACTGCCGATGTTCCCTTTGCCGGCATGGCTGATGAGTCGCGGCACTACTACGCCCTGCAATTTCATCCGGAAGTGACGCACACGCCCCAGGGCACACGGATCTACTCACGGTTTGTCCACGATATTTGTGGCTGTGGGCAGGCATGGAAGCCCGGCCAGATCATCGAAGACGCCATTGCCAGTATTCGCAACCAGGTCGGCGCCGGCAAAGTACTGCTGGGGCTGTCCGGCGGCGTGGATTCCTCAGTGGTTGCCGCACTGCTGCACCGTGCGATTGGGGCGCAACTCGTTTGTGTCTTTGTCGATCATGGTCTGCTGCGCCATCAGGAAGGCGATCAGGTCATGCAGGTGATAGCCCAGAATCTCGGCGTGCGCGTGATCCGGGTCAATGCCCAGGATCGTTTTCTGGCAGCACTCAAAGGCGTGACCGATCCCGAAGCCAAACGCAAAATCATTGGCCGGCTGTTCGTCGAGGTTTTCGAGGAGGAGTCAAACAAACTTCAAGGCATCGAGTTTCTGGCCCAGGGCACGATTTATCCCGACGTGATCGAATCTGCCGGCAGCAAGGGCAACAAGGCGCATGTCATCAAAAGTCACCATAACGTTGGCGGACTGCCGGAGCACATGAAGCTGAAACTGGTAGAGCCCCTGCGGGAACTGTTCAAGGACGAAGTGCGCAAAATCGGCACGCAACTGGGTCTGCCGCATGAAATGGTTTATCGGCACCCGTTCCCCGGCCCCGGTCTTGGCGTACGCATCCTGGGCGAAGTCAGCCGTGCGGCGGCGGATACCCTGCGCCTGGCTGACCACATCTTCATCGAAGAACTGCGCAGGAGCGGCTGGTATGACAAGACCAGCCAGGCCTTTGCCGTTTTTCTGCCGGTCAATTCCGTCGGCGTCACCGGCGATGGCCGCCGCTATGCCCCCGTCATCGCACTGCGCGCCGTGCAGACCATCGATTTTATGACCGCACAATGGGCGCATCTGCCATACGATCTGCTCGACACCTGCTCCCGTCGCATCGTCAATGAAATCCCCGGCGTTTCACGCGTTGTCTATGACATCTCCGGGAAACCTCCAGCGACAATCGAGTGGGAGTGA
- a CDS encoding aminoglycoside O-phosphotransferase APH(6)-Id, which yields MFMPPVFPAHWHVSQPVLIADTFSSLVWKVSLPDGTPAIVKGLKPIEDIADELRGADYLVWRNGRGAVRLLGRENNLMLLEYAGERMLSHIVAEHGDYQATEIAAELMAKLYAASEEPLPSALLPIRDRFAALFQRARDDQNAGCQTDYVHAAIIADQMMSNASELRGLHGDLHHENIMFSSRGWLVIDPVGLVGEVGFGAANMFYDPADRDDLCLDPRRIAQMADAFSRALDVDPRRLLDQAYAYGCLSAAWNADGEEEQRDLAIAAAIKQVRQTSY from the coding sequence ATGTTCATGCCGCCTGTTTTTCCTGCTCATTGGCACGTTTCGCAACCTGTTCTCATTGCGGACACCTTTTCCAGCCTCGTTTGGAAAGTTTCATTGCCAGACGGGACTCCTGCAATCGTCAAGGGATTGAAACCTATAGAAGACATTGCTGATGAACTGCGCGGGGCCGACTATCTGGTATGGCGCAATGGGAGGGGAGCAGTCCGGTTGCTCGGTCGTGAGAACAATCTGATGTTGCTCGAATATGCCGGGGAGCGAATGCTCTCTCACATCGTTGCCGAGCACGGCGACTACCAGGCGACCGAAATTGCAGCGGAACTAATGGCGAAGCTGTATGCCGCATCTGAGGAACCCCTGCCTTCTGCCCTTCTCCCGATCCGGGATCGCTTTGCAGCTTTGTTTCAGCGGGCGCGCGATGATCAAAACGCAGGTTGTCAAACTGACTACGTCCACGCGGCGATTATAGCCGATCAAATGATGAGCAATGCCTCGGAACTGCGTGGGCTACATGGCGATCTGCATCATGAAAACATCATGTTCTCCAGTCGCGGCTGGCTGGTGATAGATCCCGTCGGTCTGGTCGGTGAAGTGGGCTTTGGCGCCGCCAATATGTTCTACGATCCGGCTGACAGAGACGACCTTTGTCTCGATCCTAGACGCATTGCACAGATGGCGGACGCATTCTCTCGTGCGCTGGACGTCGATCCGCGTCGCCTGCTCGACCAGGCGTACGCTTATGGGTGCCTTTCCGCAGCTTGGAACGCGGATGGAGAAGAGGAGCAACGCGATCTAGCTATCGCGGCCGCGATCAAGCAGGTGCGACAGACGTCATACTAG
- the aph(3'')-Ib gene encoding aminoglycoside O-phosphotransferase APH(3'')-Ib, whose product MNRTNIFFGESHSDWLPVRGGESGDFVFRRGDGHAFAKIAPASRRGELAGERDRLIWLKGRGVACPEVINWQEEQEGACLVITAIPGVPAADLSGADLLKAWPSMGQQLGAVHSLSVDQCPFERRLSRMFGRAVDVVSRNAVNPDFLPDEDKSTPQLDLLARVERELPVRLDQERTDMVVCHGDPCMPNFMVDPKTLQCTGLIDLGRLGTADRYADLALMIANAEENWAAPDEAERAFAVLFNVLGIEAPDRERLAFYLRLDPLTWG is encoded by the coding sequence TTGAATCGAACTAATATTTTTTTTGGTGAATCGCATTCTGACTGGTTGCCTGTCAGAGGCGGAGAATCTGGTGATTTTGTTTTTCGACGTGGTGACGGGCATGCCTTCGCGAAAATCGCACCTGCTTCCCGCCGCGGTGAGCTCGCTGGAGAGCGTGACCGCCTCATTTGGCTCAAAGGTCGAGGTGTGGCTTGCCCCGAGGTCATCAACTGGCAGGAGGAACAGGAGGGTGCATGCTTGGTGATAACGGCAATTCCGGGAGTACCGGCGGCTGATCTGTCTGGAGCGGATTTGCTCAAAGCGTGGCCGTCAATGGGGCAGCAACTTGGCGCTGTTCACAGCCTATCGGTTGATCAATGTCCGTTTGAGCGCAGGCTGTCGCGAATGTTCGGACGCGCCGTTGATGTGGTGTCCCGCAATGCCGTCAATCCCGACTTCTTACCGGACGAGGACAAGAGTACGCCGCAGCTCGATCTTTTGGCTCGTGTCGAACGAGAGCTACCGGTGCGGCTCGACCAAGAGCGCACCGATATGGTTGTTTGCCATGGTGATCCCTGCATGCCGAACTTCATGGTGGACCCTAAAACTCTTCAATGCACGGGTCTGATCGACCTTGGGCGGCTCGGAACAGCAGATCGCTATGCCGATTTGGCACTCATGATTGCTAACGCCGAAGAGAACTGGGCAGCGCCAGATGAAGCAGAGCGCGCCTTCGCTGTCCTATTCAATGTATTGGGGATCGAAGCCCCCGACCGCGAACGCCTTGCCTTCTATCTGCGATTGGACCCTCTGACTTGGGGTTGA